The sequence below is a genomic window from Curtobacterium sp. MCPF17_002.
CGACGAGTGCGACGAACCGGACGCCGGGTGCACGGCGGCGGACGGCCAGCATCGTGACCACCAGGACGGCGGCGAGGACGACGCCGGACACCCACCAGGCAGCGCCCTGCACGAGCGGACGCATGGCGAGGGCGGCGATGAGCACGGGGACGGGTGCGAGCGCGACGACCCAGGGGTTCGGGGAGTCCGGGCGGTCCGGGCGGTCGGTCACCGGACGGCCGTCGGCACGTCTCGGGGCACCGCCACGAGGGGCGCTCCCCGGCGCGACGGGGCGGGTGGAGACGCCGCTCACCGGATGCTCCCGGCGGTGTGCGCCCCGGCGACCGGGACGACGAGGGTCCGCCAGCCGCCGCGGTCGAGGATGCCGCGGACGACCGGGTCCGGCGGGACGATGGTGGCGAGGATGCCCCGGCTCGACCCGGTGGTCGAGGAGACGAGTTCGGCGGCCTGCTCGGCGGTGCAGTGCCCCGTGACGACGGCGGTCATGCCGTGCACGTCACGGCCGCGGACGTCGGGCAGGACATCGGTGACCTCACGCGCGTCGGAGCGGATCCGGACGTCGGCGAGTCCGACGAGCACGTCCGTCAGCCCGCCGGCGTCCCCGGCGTGCCGGGTGCTGCCGGACGGGCCGTCGCTGACGAGCAGCACGCGCGAGGTCCGCGCGGCGAGGGCGCGGGCGACACTGGCGGCCACGACGACCGCGTGTTCGAAGGCCGCGTCTCCGCCGAGGTCGGACAACTCGGCGAGGTCGTCCCGGCCGAGCCGCTGGTACGACTCTCGTCGGACGTCGAGCGCGATCACGGCCTCGGGCGGCTGTGCCTGCGAGGTCTGCCGGACGTGCAGTTCGCCGCGGCGGGCGCTCTGCCCCCAGTGCACGCGTCGGATCGGGTCACCCGGACGGTAGGGACGGAGCTCGCTGTCGTCCGCCGAGCCGCCCTGACCGACCCGGCCCTCGTCGGCCGAGACGGCTCCCGCGAGCGCGCCGGTGTCGAGCGCGGCGAGCGGTGTCGTGGCCGGCACGACCACGACCTCTTCGGCGGCGACGACGGGGCGGTCGATGCGGAGGAGCCCGAACGGGTCCTCGACGCGGATCGTCACCGGACCGACGAGACTGCGGCCGCGGTGCATCGCGAGGGCCTCGACGTCGAGGACCGCCGGTGGCACGCGCGGTCCCACGGTCGCGTAGGTCTCGGCGGTGGACATGCTCACGAGTCCGTCGTCGAGCTGCTCCCGCACGAGCAGGGTCGACCGCGGTCCGACCGGCAGGTTCGTCCCACCGAGCGTGATGCGCTCCCGGTAGACCTCACCGACCTGCACGATGGCCCGCACGGTGCTCCGGCTGCCGCGCAGTGGCGCGGCGACGACGAACGCCATCACGATGCCGAGCACCACGAGCACGAGCAGGAGCAGCCCCGCGGACACCGCGACGCTCGTCGTCCCGACCAGTCCCCCGCCGATCAGCCCGATGCCGACGGCGATGACGGCCCAGCCGCGCGAGGTCGGGCGGGGGAACGGTGTCCGGCGCAGCAGCGACAGCCCGCGGCGGCCGTACCGGACGAGGAACGAGCGCACGGCACCGGCCCGCAGTGCGAACGACGACGGTGCCGGGGACCCGGACATCAGGAACGGACGGGGGCCGCCGTGAAGGGCACGGCGGTGTCGGACACGATGCGGATCACGATCTCGCGGGCGGTGTCGTCACCGGTGCCGCCGAGGCCGCGTGCGACCGGGACGAGACGGTGGGCGAGGATCACCGGCGCGAGGGCGGCGACGTCGTCCGGGGTGACGAACGGACGGCCGAGCAGTGCCGCGTGGGCGCGTGCAGCCTGGGCGAGGTGCAGGGTGGCCCGTGGGCTCGCGCCGAGCACGATGTCCGGGTGGGTGCGCGTGGCCCGGACGATCGCGACGATGTACGCCTCGACGTCGGGTGCGACGTGCACGGTGCGGACCGAGTGGATGAGGTCGCGGAGCGTGTTCACGTCGACGATCGGCCGGACGTGGGCGAGCGGGTCGCCGCCACCGCGGTTCGTGAGCATCTGGCGCTCGGAGTCGGCGCTGGGGTACCCCATCGTGAGACGCGCCATGAAGCGGTCGCGCTGCGCCTCGGGCAGCGGGTAGGTGCCCTCCATGTCGATCGGGTTCTGCGTCGCGACGATCATGAACGGGCTGTCCAGCTTGCGCGTGACGCCGTCGACGGTGACCTGCGCCTCGGCCATCGCCTCGAGCAGTGCGGACTGGGTCTTCGGGCTGGTGCGGTTGATCTCGTCGCCGATGACGACGTTCGCGAACACCGGTCCGGGCGAGAACCGGAACGTGCCGGAGGACTGGTCGAAGATGTTCACGCCGGTGACGTCGGACGGCAGCATGTCCGAGGTGAACTGGATGCGGTTCACCGATCCGCCGACGGACGCGCCGAGCGCCTTCGCGAGCACGGTCTTGCCGACGCCGGGGACGTCCTCGACGAGCAGGTGCCCCTCGGCCAGCATGACGGTCAACGCGGTGCGGATGGCCTCGCGCTTGCCGTCGATCACCGTGGCGACGGCGCCGATGATGTCGTCGCCGACGTCGCGGATGCGGTCGATGGGGAAGGCGGGGTCGGTCGGTTCCGGCACGCAGGCCTCCTCGTCTCGGGACAGGTGTCGTGCATGCTACAGCGGCCCGGTGACAGCCCCCGGAGTGTGCGCCGCCGACTGCACACCAGGACACAGCCGTACAAGAGGCGCTTCCGCTCGTAGGAGGTGGTTTCGCGCATAGGAGGCCGGGAAAACCGACCTCCTATGCGCGATCCGGCCCCCTACGCGCGATTCGGCCTCACCCGGTACGACGCGCGTCCGCCGCGCGGAGCACCGTGGCGGCGACCGCGACGCCCTCCTCGCGCCCGAGCTCGGTGTCCTCGTGCTCGATGTTCACCCACATGTCCGGGTCGACCTCGTGCAGGGCCTCGAGGAACTGCGACCAGTAGGCCTCGTCGTGGCCCTTCCCGAGCGCGACGAAGTCCCACGCCGACGGCTTCGGCCACTCGTTCGCCCACTCGTCGCCGCCGAGGTTCGTGCGCTCCTCGTCCGGGGACAGCCGGCGGAACGAGTTGTCGAGCACGCCGTTGATCGCCGCGTGCGGGTTGATCCGGACGTCCTTCGCGGCGGCGTGGAACACCAGCGGGCCGAGGTCACGGACGACGTCGACCGGGTGCATCTGCTGCCAGAACAGGTGCGACGCGTCGAGTTCGACCCCGACGTTCGTCAGTCCCCCGCGCGAGACGAGCTCGCGGATCGTCGCCGGGTTGAACACGACGTTCTGCGGGTGCAGTTCCAGCGCGACCTTGACCCCGTGCTCCCGGGCAAGCGCGTCGATCTCCTGCCAGAACGGCACGGCGACGCTCCACTGGTACTCGATGACGTCGAGCGCGGCGGAGTTCCACGCGTTGACGATCCAGTTCGGCCTCGTGCCACCCGGCTCGCCGGCGGGCAGCCCGGACATCGTGACGACACGGTCCTGACCGAGGCGGGCGGCGAGCCGGATGCTGCGGCGGAGGTCCTCGGCGTGGGCGTCCCCGATCGCCCGATCCGGGTGCAGGGGGTTGCCGTTGCAGTTCAGCCCCGCGATGGAGACACCGATGCCGTCGAACTGGGCGAGGAAGGCGTCGCGTGCTGCGTCGTCGACCAGGATCTCGTCGATCGAGGGCACGTGCACCGGTGGCAGGAACCCGCCGGTGTTCAGCTCGATGCCGGTGAGGCCGTTGTCCGCGATCGCCGCGAGGGCGGAGGCGAGGGGGCGATCGTGGAAGATCGCGTTGTACAGACCGAGCTTCATGCGTTGACCGCTTCCGTGATCGTCTCCGTCGATCCCCCGGCCGCGGCGGACCGTGCCACCGCGTCGAGGACCTCCATGTTGTGCACACCGTCGTCGAAGGTGGCGTTCGCCGGCAGGGCATCGGCCGCGCCGGTCACCTCGTCGAGGAATGCGCGTGCCTGGTACTCGAACATCTGGTTCTGCCCCCAGCCGACACCGGGCGCGTCCATCGCCATGCCGCCGGCGACGTACGGGTGGTCCGGGCCGAGCACGACCTGGCGGTAGCCCCCGAGCCGTGCGCCGTCGGACTGCAGTGCGAGGCCGATCTCGGACGCGCGCTCCTGGTCCCAGCGGGCGGCGCCGTTCTCGCAGAACACCTCGATGACGAGCCCGTTCGGGTGCGCCGTCGCGACCCGGGAGACCTCGAGCGACCCGACCACCGAGCCGTCGCCGAAGCGGGCGTTGAACGTCGCGTAGTCGTCGTTCTCGACGTCGGCGAACTCGCCCGTCAGCGGGACGGCCTGGCCGCGGAGCGCGAACCCCGCGGCGATCGGGCGCTTCGTGACGGCGGTCGTGAACATGCCACCGTTGACGCTCTGCACCTCGCCCGCGAGGAACTCCGCGACGTACGCCAGGTGCGAGCCGACGTCGGCGAGCGCGCCGGTGCCGGGAGCGCCGGCGAAGCGCCACGAGAACGGGACGTCGGGCGACGAGCCGTAGTCGGTCCAGTACCGTCCGGAGACGTGCAGGACCCGGCCGAGGGTGCCGTCCTCGACGAGCTGCTTGATCGCGGCGAGGCCGGGTGCGCGACGGTAGGTGAAGCCCACGCGTGCCGTCTGCCCGCGGTCGGCGGCGAGTGCCGCAGCGGCGGCCATGGCCCGGGCGTCCTCGAGCGAGTCGGACAGCGGCTTCTCGCACAGCACGTGCTTGCCGGCGGCGAGCAGGCCCTCGACGATCTCGCGGTGCAGCGTGTTCGCGACGACGACGCTCACGACGTCGATGTCGTCCGCCGCCGCGATGGCCCGCCAGTCGGTGTCGTGCCGGGCGTACCCGAAGCGCTGCGCGGCCTCGGCGGCCAGCGGCTCGTACACGTCGCCGATCGACACGAGCCGCACCGGCGGCAGGGTCGACCCGAACAGGGACGGTGCGTTCCGCCACGCGGCCATGTGGGCCTTGCCCGCCATGCCCGCCCCGATGACGGCGACGCCGATGCTGTCGCTCATGTTCTCTCCCCGAGAAGTCGGTGCTGCTTCTGGAACGTTCCAGAAGATGTCGGTAGACTGTAGCCGCATCAGCCCATGTCCTGTCAAGCGCTCCACCCGGAAGGATCCGCGTGTCCCCTCGCCCGCCGACGATCATCGACGTCGCGGCCCGCGCGGGCGTCTCGAAGTCCCTGGTGTCGATGGTGATGCGCGACGACCCCGGTGTCTCCGAGACCCGCCGCACTGCCGTCCTCGCCGCCGCCGCGGAACTCGGCTACCGACCGAACCGCGCCGCCGCGATCCTCGCCGGCACGCGCACCCGGACGATCGGCGTCGTCGTCGACGACTTCCGGAACCCCTGGTACGTCCCGATGCTCGACGGCGTCCGGGAGGCCCTCGCCCCGCACGGCCTCCGCCTCACCCTGGCGGACACGCTCGCGAACGCCCACCTCGGGTCATCGCCGTTCGACGACCTCGTCTCCCTCCGGGTCGACGGCGTGGTGCTCGCCGCCGAGGGCTTCCCCGACCTCGTCGTCCCCGCAGACACCCCCGTGGTCATCGCCGGGGAACGCGCCGACGTGCCGGGTGGGCTGGACGTCGTCGCCTCCGACGAAGCAGCCGGCGGCCGGTTGGCAGCGGAGCACCTCATCGGTCTGGGTCACCGCCGCATCGTCCACGTCACCGGCTCTGGAGGCCCGGCTGCCGTCCGGCGCGCGGCCACCGTCGCGCGGCTGGTCGAGTCCGGCATCCCGCCGCTGGTGTTCGGCGAGGGGCCGACCTCGGAGCAGACCGGCTACGCGGCCACCCGGCGCGCACTCGAGGACCACCCGGACCTGACCGCGGTGTTCGCCGCGAACGACGTGATGGCGATGGGGGCGATCGCCGCGGTGCGTGAGGCCGGGCTCCGGGTCCCCGAGGACGTCTCCGTGATCGGCAACGACGAGACCCCGCTCGCGTCGTCACCACTGCTGCGCCTGACGACGGTGGATCCGCACAACGACGAGGTCGGCCGTCTGGCTGCGACCCGGCTCGTCGAGCGCATCGGGGCCGCGCACCACGCCGCACCGACACGGACGCTCGTGCCGCCGTCCCTCGTCATCCGCTCGACCACCGCTCCCCCGCCCCGCTGACCGCGGGCCGGCCAGGATCAGCTCGGCAGCGCCAGGGTGCCGAGGGACCAGAGCGCGACGCCGTGCAGCCCGAGGTCCTCCGCCAGGTCGACGCGGGCCCGGTAGGAGCGGGCGTCCGACCAGTGCAGCTCGCGGCCGTCGTCGAGCGAGGCCGACCACTCCCCGTTCCGCGCCGACCACCGTGCGCGGTCGCCGGCGGCCTTCCGCGCCTGCGCCGGGGAGACCTGCGCGTCGCCGCTCCCACCCCACACGTAGCCGTAGCCCGCGATCCCGAGGTCGATCCGGTCGGCGGGCAGCCCCTCGGCCTCCGCCGCGCGGACGACCCGCGCGGCCCAGGGCAGCGCGCCGACCGTTCCGGGGCCGCTCCACGGGCCGTGCTGGTCGTAGGTCATCAGGACGAAGCGGTCGACGTGGTCCGCGAGTGCGCCGAGGTCGTAGCCGGTGTCCCGGTACCCGTCCGCGCTCGTCGAGGCCATCACCGCGATCGAGGTCTCCGCGTCGTCGCCGAGTGCGTCGTGCACCGCCGTCCGGAGCGCCGCCGCGAAGGCCACGAGCCCGGCGCGGTCGCGGCTCCGGAGCGACTCGAGGTCGATCTGCACCCCGGCCATGTGCTGCTCGGACGCGAGCTCGGCCAGCCGGGCGGCCACCTCATCCCGGTGGTCCGGGTCGGACAGCAGCGCCGTGCCGATCTCGGGCGAGAAGTCCCCGAGGGACTCGGAGTAGTTGCTGACGAGCAGCTCCGGGGCCGCACCGCCCGTCCTGGCCGTCCGTGCGAGCGCGCCCACGCCCGACGGGAGGTCGTTCAGCCCGGCGCCGTCCTCGGCGACCGTGACGCCGTCGATGCCGATCGTGGCCGAGCGCCCGGCGGCGTCGGACACCCGTGCAGCCGATTCGTCGCCGGGCTCGACGTACGCCTCGACCGCCGGCCCGCCCGTGCCGTCGTCGGTGGCGCAGCCGCCGAGCACGGCCGCGAGCACGAGCGCTCCGGCGACCACGAGACCTGTCCGCCGCATCACGCGCTCACCGTAGCGCGCGCGTGGGAGGCGAGCCGCGCCTCCCGGCCGGGGCGTGATCCCGTCGTCAGACGGTGGCACCCTCGAGCCGGTCGACGGCGACGGCGAGTTCCTCGAGTTCCGGGACGTCGCGCGCTTCGGCGAGCGCTTCCTCGACCGCCGCGGCGTGGATCGGCGTGGCCGCGTCGAGCAGTGCCTGCCCTGCGTGGGTGAGTTCGGTGTAGAGCCCGCGGCGGTCGTCGGCGCAGAGGACGCGGGTGAGGAGCGCGCGTTCCTCCAACCGGTTCACCAGGCGGGTGGTGGCGCTGGGGCTGAGCGCTGCGGCCCGGGCGAGCTGCTGCATCCGCATGTGGAAGCCGTCTTGACGGCGAAGGGCATCGAGGACCGTGAACTCGACGACGGACAGGTCGACCTCGCGCAGGGCCCGTTCGAGCCGCGTCTCGATGAGCCCGTGCAGGGCGGCGAGGGTGCGCCAGCCGTGGGCGCGGACGGCGACGGACGTGTCGTCGACGGACATGGGACCTCCAGCGGGGCGTTCGGGCGGGACGTGTTGCTTGCGCGGGATCTGTTGCTGGCGCAGTGTTTGTTGCTTGCGCGGTTATCCCGCGTGTGCAACTATCGATATCCCGCGTCTGCAACAACCAGCGTACGCGGGACAGCTGCACCGCACAACGGAAGGACACTCATGCCCGCGGGACTCATCGCCCTCGCACTCGGCGGATTCGGCATCGGCCTGACCGAGTTCGTCATCACCGGACTCCTGCCCGAGGTCGCCGCCGACTACGGCGTGACCGAGACCACGGCCGGCTGGCTCGTGACCGGGTACGCCCTCGCCGTGATCGTCGGAGCC
It includes:
- a CDS encoding DUF58 domain-containing protein codes for the protein MSGSPAPSSFALRAGAVRSFLVRYGRRGLSLLRRTPFPRPTSRGWAVIAVGIGLIGGGLVGTTSVAVSAGLLLLVLVVLGIVMAFVVAAPLRGSRSTVRAIVQVGEVYRERITLGGTNLPVGPRSTLLVREQLDDGLVSMSTAETYATVGPRVPPAVLDVEALAMHRGRSLVGPVTIRVEDPFGLLRIDRPVVAAEEVVVVPATTPLAALDTGALAGAVSADEGRVGQGGSADDSELRPYRPGDPIRRVHWGQSARRGELHVRQTSQAQPPEAVIALDVRRESYQRLGRDDLAELSDLGGDAAFEHAVVVAASVARALAARTSRVLLVSDGPSGSTRHAGDAGGLTDVLVGLADVRIRSDAREVTDVLPDVRGRDVHGMTAVVTGHCTAEQAAELVSSTTGSSRGILATIVPPDPVVRGILDRGGWRTLVVPVAGAHTAGSIR
- a CDS encoding MoxR family ATPase; translation: MDRIRDVGDDIIGAVATVIDGKREAIRTALTVMLAEGHLLVEDVPGVGKTVLAKALGASVGGSVNRIQFTSDMLPSDVTGVNIFDQSSGTFRFSPGPVFANVVIGDEINRTSPKTQSALLEAMAEAQVTVDGVTRKLDSPFMIVATQNPIDMEGTYPLPEAQRDRFMARLTMGYPSADSERQMLTNRGGGDPLAHVRPIVDVNTLRDLIHSVRTVHVAPDVEAYIVAIVRATRTHPDIVLGASPRATLHLAQAARAHAALLGRPFVTPDDVAALAPVILAHRLVPVARGLGGTGDDTAREIVIRIVSDTAVPFTAAPVRS
- a CDS encoding sugar phosphate isomerase/epimerase, giving the protein MKLGLYNAIFHDRPLASALAAIADNGLTGIELNTGGFLPPVHVPSIDEILVDDAARDAFLAQFDGIGVSIAGLNCNGNPLHPDRAIGDAHAEDLRRSIRLAARLGQDRVVTMSGLPAGEPGGTRPNWIVNAWNSAALDVIEYQWSVAVPFWQEIDALAREHGVKVALELHPQNVVFNPATIRELVSRGGLTNVGVELDASHLFWQQMHPVDVVRDLGPLVFHAAAKDVRINPHAAINGVLDNSFRRLSPDEERTNLGGDEWANEWPKPSAWDFVALGKGHDEAYWSQFLEALHEVDPDMWVNIEHEDTELGREEGVAVAATVLRAADARRTG
- a CDS encoding Gfo/Idh/MocA family oxidoreductase; this encodes MSDSIGVAVIGAGMAGKAHMAAWRNAPSLFGSTLPPVRLVSIGDVYEPLAAEAAQRFGYARHDTDWRAIAAADDIDVVSVVVANTLHREIVEGLLAAGKHVLCEKPLSDSLEDARAMAAAAALAADRGQTARVGFTYRRAPGLAAIKQLVEDGTLGRVLHVSGRYWTDYGSSPDVPFSWRFAGAPGTGALADVGSHLAYVAEFLAGEVQSVNGGMFTTAVTKRPIAAGFALRGQAVPLTGEFADVENDDYATFNARFGDGSVVGSLEVSRVATAHPNGLVIEVFCENGAARWDQERASEIGLALQSDGARLGGYRQVVLGPDHPYVAGGMAMDAPGVGWGQNQMFEYQARAFLDEVTGAADALPANATFDDGVHNMEVLDAVARSAAAGGSTETITEAVNA
- a CDS encoding LacI family DNA-binding transcriptional regulator; the protein is MSPRPPTIIDVAARAGVSKSLVSMVMRDDPGVSETRRTAVLAAAAELGYRPNRAAAILAGTRTRTIGVVVDDFRNPWYVPMLDGVREALAPHGLRLTLADTLANAHLGSSPFDDLVSLRVDGVVLAAEGFPDLVVPADTPVVIAGERADVPGGLDVVASDEAAGGRLAAEHLIGLGHRRIVHVTGSGGPAAVRRAATVARLVESGIPPLVFGEGPTSEQTGYAATRRALEDHPDLTAVFAANDVMAMGAIAAVREAGLRVPEDVSVIGNDETPLASSPLLRLTTVDPHNDEVGRLAATRLVERIGAAHHAAPTRTLVPPSLVIRSTTAPPPR
- a CDS encoding glycosyl hydrolase family 18 protein, with product MRRTGLVVAGALVLAAVLGGCATDDGTGGPAVEAYVEPGDESAARVSDAAGRSATIGIDGVTVAEDGAGLNDLPSGVGALARTARTGGAAPELLVSNYSESLGDFSPEIGTALLSDPDHRDEVAARLAELASEQHMAGVQIDLESLRSRDRAGLVAFAAALRTAVHDALGDDAETSIAVMASTSADGYRDTGYDLGALADHVDRFVLMTYDQHGPWSGPGTVGALPWAARVVRAAEAEGLPADRIDLGIAGYGYVWGGSGDAQVSPAQARKAAGDRARWSARNGEWSASLDDGRELHWSDARSYRARVDLAEDLGLHGVALWSLGTLALPS
- a CDS encoding MarR family transcriptional regulator translates to MSVDDTSVAVRAHGWRTLAALHGLIETRLERALREVDLSVVEFTVLDALRRQDGFHMRMQQLARAAALSPSATTRLVNRLEERALLTRVLCADDRRGLYTELTHAGQALLDAATPIHAAAVEEALAEARDVPELEELAVAVDRLEGATV